The following proteins come from a genomic window of Paenibacillus spongiae:
- a CDS encoding Rieske (2Fe-2S) protein — protein MSEEQRQGYRAIGKVEDFTSFPAPVTIDYDPYYIVKEESADGEESYKLICAICPHAGGIVSQHGDEFICPLHYWMFDIQTGESTNMPGAALDCQPLEVIDGQYMLKQA, from the coding sequence ATGAGTGAAGAACAACGTCAAGGTTACCGCGCTATCGGCAAAGTAGAAGATTTCACCTCCTTCCCTGCCCCCGTGACGATCGACTACGATCCCTATTATATCGTCAAGGAAGAATCGGCAGACGGAGAGGAATCCTACAAGCTCATCTGCGCGATTTGTCCGCATGCCGGAGGCATCGTAAGCCAGCATGGGGACGAGTTCATCTGTCCGCTGCACTATTGGATGTTCGACATCCAAACCGGGGAATCGACAAACATGCCCGGCGCCGCGCTCGATTGCCAGCCTCTTGAAGTGATCGACGGCCAATATATGCTGAAGCAAGCCTAA
- a CDS encoding DUF2161 domain-containing phosphodiesterase yields MAVRHETELYQPVKAYFEAQGYDVKSEVMHCDLVALHPVSGETIIVELKKTFNLALLLQGIERLRLTEQVVLAVERNRKKSGAHNQRFGDLAELCRMLGLGLMTVTFFKTKAPVVEMLCEPGDMPVRGKRRVRVSRLLTEFRERSGDYNVGGSTKAKLVTAYMEKALRIAWALRVYGDMAPRKAAELSDVVRAASILQKNYYGWFERVDRGIYRLRDEGSNAVANYADVLDNWLLTKQSSTKGDLHYE; encoded by the coding sequence ATGGCAGTCAGGCATGAGACGGAGTTATATCAACCGGTCAAAGCCTATTTCGAAGCGCAGGGCTATGATGTGAAGAGCGAAGTGATGCATTGCGATTTGGTTGCGCTTCATCCGGTAAGCGGGGAAACGATCATCGTCGAGTTGAAGAAGACGTTCAATCTGGCATTGCTGCTGCAGGGCATCGAGCGGCTCAGGCTGACCGAGCAGGTGGTCCTCGCCGTGGAGCGCAACCGCAAGAAGAGCGGCGCGCACAACCAGCGGTTCGGCGACTTGGCCGAGCTGTGCCGCATGCTTGGGCTCGGGCTGATGACCGTCACCTTCTTCAAGACGAAGGCACCGGTCGTCGAGATGCTGTGCGAGCCCGGCGACATGCCGGTCCGCGGCAAACGCCGGGTCCGGGTATCCCGGCTGCTGACCGAATTTCGCGAGCGCAGCGGCGATTACAATGTCGGCGGGAGCACGAAGGCCAAGCTGGTAACCGCTTATATGGAGAAGGCGCTTCGCATTGCGTGGGCTCTTCGTGTCTATGGCGATATGGCGCCGCGGAAAGCTGCGGAATTATCCGATGTCGTACGAGCCGCTTCCATTTTACAAAAAAACTATTACGGGTGGTTCGAGAGAGTCGATCGCGGAATTTACCGGTTGCGGGACGAAGGCAGCAATGCCGTCGCCAACTATGCGGATGTTCTCGACAATTGGCTGCTCACCAAACAATCCAGCACGAAAGGAGACCTTCATTATGAGTGA
- a CDS encoding PrkA family serine protein kinase, protein MDILKRISAYKAESEKLAWTGTFKEYIERLRKDPAPAMTAHARVYEMIESYGVTDESGQKKYKFFEQEIFGLDRAVERLVEEYFHSAARRLDVRKRILLLMGPVSGGKSTIVTMLKRGLEQFSRTERGAVYAIKGCPMHEEPLHLIPNELRAEAEKELGVRIEGNLCPSCQMRLRTEYANDIENVLVERVLISEESRVGIGTFSPSDPKSQDIADLTGSIDFSTITEYGSESDPRAYRFDGELNKANRGLMEFQEMLKCDEKFLWNLLSLTQEGNFKAGRFALISADELIVAHTNETEYKAFISNKKNEALQSRMIVMPIPYNLKVSEEEKIYAKLISQSDMKHIHISPHALRAAAIFSILTRLKETKKQGMDLLKKMHMYDGEEVEGYKEADLKEMQNEYIEEGMSGIDPRYVINRISSALIKQDLQCINALDVLRALKEGMDQHPSITKEEREKYLNFISFARKEYDNLAKKEVQKAFVYSFEESARTLFENYLDNIESYCNWSKIKDPLTGEEMDPDERLMRSIEEQIGISENAKKAFREEILIRISSYSRKGKKFDYSSHDRLREAIEKKLFTDLKDIVKITTSTKTPDEKQLKRINEVTSRLIDDHGYCPVCANELMRYVGSLLNR, encoded by the coding sequence ATGGACATTTTGAAACGAATTTCAGCGTACAAAGCAGAGAGTGAGAAGCTCGCGTGGACAGGGACGTTCAAAGAGTATATTGAACGGCTGAGGAAAGATCCGGCTCCTGCTATGACAGCACATGCTCGTGTCTATGAAATGATTGAGTCGTACGGCGTAACGGATGAGTCCGGCCAGAAGAAGTACAAATTTTTTGAGCAGGAAATATTCGGTCTCGACCGGGCGGTTGAGCGTTTAGTGGAGGAATATTTTCACTCGGCAGCGCGGCGGCTGGATGTCCGTAAACGGATTCTGCTGCTGATGGGGCCGGTCAGCGGAGGCAAATCGACGATTGTCACCATGCTGAAAAGGGGATTGGAGCAGTTCTCCCGAACCGAGCGGGGTGCTGTATACGCGATTAAAGGATGTCCGATGCACGAGGAACCGCTGCATCTGATACCCAACGAGCTGCGGGCGGAAGCGGAGAAGGAGCTTGGCGTACGGATTGAAGGGAATCTGTGCCCGTCCTGCCAGATGAGGCTGCGTACCGAGTATGCCAATGATATTGAGAACGTGCTCGTCGAACGGGTGCTCATCTCGGAAGAAAGCCGCGTCGGCATCGGCACGTTCAGCCCGTCCGATCCGAAATCGCAGGATATTGCCGATTTGACGGGGAGCATTGATTTCTCGACCATAACCGAATACGGCTCGGAGTCTGATCCTCGCGCTTACCGGTTTGATGGCGAATTGAACAAGGCGAATCGCGGTCTGATGGAATTCCAGGAGATGCTCAAGTGCGACGAGAAATTTCTCTGGAACCTGCTCTCGTTAACCCAGGAAGGAAATTTCAAAGCCGGCCGATTCGCGTTAATTTCCGCCGACGAGCTCATCGTCGCACATACGAATGAGACGGAGTATAAGGCGTTCATCAGCAACAAGAAGAATGAAGCGCTGCAGTCGCGGATGATCGTGATGCCGATTCCATACAATTTGAAAGTGTCTGAAGAGGAGAAAATTTACGCCAAGCTGATCAGCCAGAGCGACATGAAGCATATCCATATTTCTCCGCATGCGTTGAGAGCGGCGGCCATCTTCTCGATTCTGACCCGTTTGAAGGAAACGAAGAAGCAGGGGATGGATCTGCTCAAGAAGATGCATATGTATGACGGCGAGGAAGTCGAAGGGTACAAGGAAGCCGATTTGAAGGAAATGCAGAACGAATACATCGAGGAAGGCATGTCCGGGATCGACCCCAGGTATGTCATTAACCGGATTTCAAGTGCGCTCATTAAGCAGGATTTGCAATGCATTAATGCGTTAGACGTGCTTCGTGCGCTCAAGGAAGGAATGGATCAGCATCCGTCCATTACGAAGGAAGAGCGTGAAAAGTACTTAAACTTCATCTCGTTTGCCCGTAAGGAATACGATAATTTGGCTAAGAAGGAAGTGCAGAAGGCCTTCGTCTATTCCTTCGAGGAGTCGGCGAGGACGCTGTTCGAGAACTACCTCGATAATATCGAATCCTACTGCAACTGGTCCAAAATCAAAGATCCGCTTACGGGAGAAGAGATGGATCCGGATGAGCGGCTCATGCGTTCGATCGAGGAGCAAATCGGCATATCCGAGAATGCCAAGAAGGCGTTCCGCGAAGAAATCCTCATTCGAATTTCATCCTACTCACGTAAAGGGAAGAAGTTCGATTACTCCAGCCATGACCGGCTGCGCGAAGCGATCGAGAAGAAGCTGTTTACCGATTTGAAGGATATCGTCAAAATTACGACGTCCACGAAGACGCCGGATGAGAAGCAGCTCAAACGGATCAACGAGGTGACGTCCCGCCTGATCGACGATCATGGCTATTGCCCGGTTTGTGCCAACGAGCTGATGCGTTATGTCGGAAGTCTGTTGAACCGGTAA
- a CDS encoding GntR family transcriptional regulator: MSQPITNQPLYLQIRGMLKEKIEQGELQPGDQIPTEADLIQQFGVSRITIKSALKLLVDEGLVYRIAGKGTFVADPYAAPEAAPAPTEEPELALRKIGFLSPMANDQFSMQLLQGVEEACKEQNVILIVRWSSTQAEEKEGIRFLRAAGVEGLLIFPVDGESYSEAILSLKTEGFPFVLIDRYLPGIKTNAVYSDNYLGGYIGTEYLISKGHRQIGIVSGTKSKTSSSEDRFSGYLVMAKKAGLRIEPSHWLTRIDEITYMDTDVSQEMVHDWLLSQPEITAVFAFSSAIAVHVGEVAIKLGKKVPEELAILSFDTPPIRDFNGNFFSCIQQQEGKMGEEAVTLLRETIEDPTIIREIIIPVSLREERTT, translated from the coding sequence ATGTCTCAACCTATCACAAACCAACCGCTGTATCTGCAAATTCGAGGCATGCTTAAAGAAAAGATCGAGCAAGGTGAATTGCAGCCCGGGGATCAAATTCCGACCGAAGCGGACCTGATTCAGCAATTCGGCGTCAGCCGGATTACGATCAAGAGCGCTTTGAAACTGCTTGTGGACGAAGGACTTGTCTACCGGATCGCAGGCAAGGGCACGTTCGTCGCGGATCCGTATGCCGCGCCGGAAGCGGCTCCGGCTCCGACTGAGGAGCCGGAGCTTGCGCTTCGCAAAATCGGCTTTCTCAGTCCGATGGCCAACGACCAATTCTCAATGCAACTGCTTCAGGGCGTCGAGGAAGCTTGCAAGGAACAGAACGTCATTCTGATCGTCCGCTGGTCTTCCACGCAAGCAGAGGAAAAAGAAGGCATCCGCTTCCTTCGCGCCGCCGGCGTTGAAGGGCTGCTCATCTTTCCTGTGGACGGCGAGTCGTATAGCGAAGCGATTCTGAGCTTGAAGACGGAGGGCTTCCCTTTCGTCCTGATCGACCGTTACCTGCCGGGTATCAAGACCAATGCCGTCTATTCGGACAATTATTTGGGCGGCTATATTGGCACCGAATATTTGATCAGCAAAGGGCATCGTCAGATCGGTATCGTATCTGGCACCAAATCGAAGACATCCAGCTCCGAGGACCGTTTTTCCGGCTATCTGGTGATGGCCAAGAAAGCCGGCCTGAGAATTGAGCCATCGCATTGGCTGACCCGAATCGACGAAATCACGTATATGGACACGGACGTCAGTCAGGAAATGGTGCATGATTGGCTGCTGTCCCAACCGGAAATAACGGCCGTCTTCGCCTTTTCGAGCGCGATTGCCGTCCATGTCGGGGAAGTGGCCATCAAGCTCGGCAAGAAGGTGCCGGAGGAACTCGCCATCCTATCGTTCGATACCCCGCCGATTCGCGATTTCAACGGCAACTTCTTCAGCTGCATCCAGCAGCAGGAGGGGAAAATGGGAGAGGAAGCCGTCACCCTGCTGCGCGAAACGATCGAGGACCCCACCATTATCCGGGAAATCATCATTCCCGTATCGCTTCGGGAAGAGCGCACGACCTAA
- a CDS encoding S-layer homology domain-containing protein: MNRKLILYPLILLMALSMPVYAGAEPPAEPNPAGSGVAAAEAAPVRTTFQTGAGGAYENAHVLADSVMAYIGNPASIESHIASWTNRGYQVDAMLAVNRDMNDYVRGNFDGKTHYDEIQVDRDGNRFTHPTDVNVPYMVPTENWNKYVYELSRRTIEAGAKRIVFEEPDVFLKSGYSDAFKREWKSFYGSDWIDPVSSKDAGYMSQKLKVYLSYRAFKDISEKIKSNYPDVEVLIASHTALSYLMYGITTSNYDYYNIPTIDGYIAQVWSDTALVPVPYAGTSQRRVFESAYIDYSSFANLKLGNDGKQLYALADPKADSGTYSWPEYEAFYKTTIAAQLMQPQFKQFEVVPWSERGFAQAPGPYKTVQTNVYRALQDMYDKPATVEAGTPGIGVLYSDTISQMATSGDINAFYGTTVPLVAKGVPIQVIPAENLTKPNALADMNVLFVSYDVWKAVDGNGGGGIGVKVNEALRDWVSQGGVLVYTGGAGSSDDLSEWWSEADLSSPKRDLWNKLGLAVSGEATTTGSGTVTLRAAGAGNGVFGGRGTIDVPAKFAVTAGTLASPAVPLYTTADGKAVVYEQPIGSGKAIVAGVAPGYFASSAMAAQVLRDIAKYAVEQTGATYAEANVMKSIRGPYTAIQTLEEPARIELQSSSYIDLFDDRLPVVTGETEMMAQSSALLYDVTGRTSGDKPAILFASGNLTGVSESAAETLYTLAGTPNSRAAARIGAPQGLYPQAIEGTDSGGAPVTVSWEWENRSNTLLVRHDHRKQGVTIRVQWSETPVADSPAVDFAELNVKTNNENLDAAYLWRNTGGAIDAFRFADTTAEIVYKFDLNRYANARISLDVANNYVLSVSPDEAAWTPLYTADSSGGVITDGSNRAIKTIDLSAYKGADDFVYIKMENADKTRGNGPVLYGFNLGFEQRIAPFGVRTNETLDLVPGQTRMLKLAVTNRLSEVKTVDMSIGRSTYNALSFTAGSAAEADYLFENEGSQLAGNGGRYADLANYFVYKLPVPADMQAPVAKLTLANRYQVSLSRDGDDWTIVDSEMAAAEGENNLGERSYELGEYTNDGGYVYVKIANSQPSGGWGGMLKKLTLQAKGEGELEVAFPNDGIELQPHQTRLIEVAVTAKSGIQSALPQQSIRLSAGGDFTDYELPVKINFIKPEYPATWAASPIAIDGRADESEWSGARTITVSSSDPDLLRFGKVWGEAGNVKATYRLKWDDANLYVLEQREDSAFAFTETGATMYASTASMLFLDMDRGKSGSAYLDGDYAIFFTPSGPDDKPHVFMRQGADGGKEEYALDSAKINSNVEMAAHTYTVELAIPWSALQIMPFAPKNGTKVGMTVAATRNAGNGVWGQLMWSGDGDDQAKWSDMLLTGKPEDSGNPGNPGNPGGGWYPSVPSVDDGDEPDDWNNGGGGEVLSVKIADDADEVSIFAEQLGGRPLDVQAGDGASLRIGGELLRKLLAQAGDKKGTTIVVHMARVAKDSLLAPKRQGESANIRLAGQAYDISIRAVTPDGKTYEVMATEGGATVTLPFDPEAVEGKLLGVYRYDETGKTWEYVGGRTDAKAHRISVKLKHLGLYAAIEYDKRFGDVPAGHWAYDAIRTLAAKHIASGVGANGFQPAGTVTRAEFVALLVRALGLEASGKQSELPFADIESGAWYAANAAAAYEAGLVKGDSEGAFRPGERITREQMAVLLVRAYELGLGRAVDAPADDETPYVDGAVIAAWARADVSKAHSLALMKGQGANRFAPQSTATRAESAQAVLNLLERLEERPAS; encoded by the coding sequence GTGAACCGAAAGCTGATCTTATACCCGCTTATTTTGTTGATGGCTTTATCCATGCCGGTCTATGCGGGGGCTGAACCGCCCGCGGAACCTAATCCGGCCGGATCGGGCGTGGCGGCAGCCGAAGCCGCTCCGGTCCGCACCACGTTCCAGACGGGGGCCGGCGGCGCTTACGAAAACGCGCATGTGTTGGCTGATTCCGTCATGGCCTACATCGGCAATCCGGCTTCCATCGAATCGCATATCGCCTCATGGACGAACAGAGGCTATCAAGTTGACGCCATGCTGGCCGTCAATCGGGACATGAACGATTACGTACGGGGCAATTTCGACGGGAAGACGCACTACGACGAAATCCAAGTCGATCGTGACGGCAATCGGTTCACCCATCCGACGGACGTGAACGTGCCTTACATGGTGCCGACGGAAAACTGGAACAAGTACGTGTACGAATTGTCCCGTCGCACCATCGAAGCCGGCGCGAAGCGGATCGTCTTCGAGGAGCCCGACGTATTCCTCAAGTCGGGCTATTCCGACGCCTTCAAACGCGAGTGGAAGTCCTTCTACGGCTCGGATTGGATCGATCCCGTATCGTCCAAGGATGCGGGCTACATGTCGCAGAAGCTGAAAGTCTATTTGAGCTACCGGGCCTTCAAAGATATTTCGGAGAAAATCAAGAGCAACTATCCCGACGTCGAGGTGCTGATCGCCTCTCATACGGCACTCAGCTACCTGATGTACGGCATCACGACATCCAATTACGATTATTACAATATCCCGACGATCGACGGGTATATCGCCCAAGTGTGGAGCGACACGGCGCTGGTGCCCGTACCGTACGCCGGCACAAGCCAACGGCGGGTTTTTGAATCCGCCTACATCGATTACTCCTCGTTCGCCAATTTGAAGCTGGGCAACGATGGCAAGCAGCTGTACGCGCTCGCGGATCCCAAGGCGGATTCGGGAACGTACAGTTGGCCGGAGTACGAAGCATTTTACAAAACGACCATCGCGGCTCAGCTGATGCAGCCCCAGTTCAAGCAGTTCGAGGTCGTGCCATGGTCGGAGCGGGGATTCGCGCAAGCACCGGGACCGTACAAGACGGTTCAGACGAACGTCTACCGCGCGCTGCAGGACATGTATGACAAGCCGGCGACAGTGGAAGCGGGCACGCCTGGCATCGGCGTTCTGTATTCAGACACGATTTCGCAGATGGCGACGTCCGGGGACATTAACGCTTTCTACGGCACGACGGTCCCTCTCGTGGCGAAAGGCGTGCCGATTCAGGTCATCCCCGCGGAAAATTTGACGAAGCCGAACGCGCTCGCCGATATGAATGTGCTGTTCGTCAGCTACGACGTCTGGAAAGCGGTCGACGGCAACGGCGGCGGCGGAATCGGCGTCAAAGTCAACGAAGCGCTTCGCGACTGGGTTAGCCAAGGCGGCGTGCTCGTCTATACGGGAGGAGCGGGGAGCAGCGACGACTTGTCCGAATGGTGGTCGGAAGCGGATCTGTCGTCACCGAAGCGGGATTTGTGGAACAAGCTCGGCCTTGCCGTGAGCGGCGAAGCGACGACGACGGGAAGCGGGACGGTCACGCTGCGTGCGGCAGGTGCCGGAAACGGCGTCTTCGGCGGTCGCGGAACGATCGACGTCCCGGCCAAATTCGCCGTCACAGCGGGGACCTTGGCTAGCCCGGCCGTACCGCTCTATACGACGGCCGACGGCAAGGCGGTCGTCTACGAACAGCCGATTGGCAGCGGCAAAGCGATCGTCGCCGGCGTGGCGCCCGGCTACTTCGCATCCAGCGCAATGGCGGCGCAAGTTCTTCGCGATATTGCGAAATACGCCGTGGAGCAGACGGGCGCGACCTATGCGGAGGCGAACGTCATGAAGTCGATCCGCGGTCCGTATACGGCGATTCAGACCTTGGAGGAGCCGGCGCGAATTGAGCTGCAAAGCAGCAGCTATATCGATCTGTTCGACGACCGGCTGCCGGTCGTAACCGGCGAGACGGAAATGATGGCGCAATCGAGCGCGCTACTGTACGACGTTACCGGCCGGACGTCCGGAGACAAGCCCGCGATTCTGTTCGCGAGCGGCAATTTGACCGGCGTGAGCGAATCGGCGGCGGAAACGCTCTACACGCTGGCGGGTACCCCGAATTCCCGAGCGGCAGCCCGAATCGGCGCGCCGCAAGGCCTCTATCCGCAAGCGATAGAAGGAACGGACAGCGGCGGCGCGCCGGTAACGGTATCCTGGGAATGGGAGAACCGTTCCAACACGCTGCTCGTCCGCCACGATCACCGGAAGCAGGGCGTCACCATACGCGTGCAGTGGTCGGAAACGCCCGTCGCCGATTCGCCGGCGGTCGATTTTGCCGAATTGAACGTGAAGACGAACAATGAGAATCTGGATGCGGCTTATTTATGGAGGAACACCGGCGGCGCCATCGACGCTTTCCGGTTTGCCGACACCACGGCGGAAATCGTCTACAAGTTCGATCTGAACCGATACGCCAATGCGCGGATCTCACTCGACGTGGCGAATAATTACGTGCTGAGCGTATCGCCGGACGAGGCGGCCTGGACGCCGCTCTACACGGCGGATTCGAGCGGGGGCGTCATTACGGACGGAAGCAACCGGGCCATCAAGACGATCGATCTGTCAGCCTATAAAGGCGCGGACGACTTCGTCTATATCAAGATGGAAAATGCCGACAAGACGAGAGGGAACGGCCCCGTTCTGTACGGATTCAATCTCGGCTTCGAGCAGCGGATCGCTCCGTTCGGCGTTCGAACCAATGAGACACTGGATCTGGTGCCGGGACAGACGAGGATGCTCAAGCTGGCCGTTACGAACCGTTTGTCGGAAGTGAAGACGGTGGACATGAGCATCGGCAGGAGCACGTACAATGCGTTGTCGTTCACAGCGGGCTCAGCGGCCGAAGCAGACTATCTGTTCGAGAACGAAGGTTCCCAATTGGCGGGTAACGGCGGCCGGTACGCCGATCTGGCAAATTATTTCGTTTACAAGCTGCCGGTACCAGCGGACATGCAAGCCCCGGTCGCGAAGCTGACGCTGGCGAATCGCTATCAGGTATCCCTGTCGCGCGATGGGGACGACTGGACGATCGTCGACAGCGAAATGGCGGCGGCGGAAGGCGAGAACAATCTGGGCGAGCGCAGCTATGAGCTCGGCGAATACACGAACGACGGGGGCTACGTCTATGTCAAAATCGCCAACAGCCAGCCGTCAGGCGGCTGGGGCGGCATGCTGAAGAAGCTGACGCTGCAGGCGAAGGGCGAGGGCGAGCTGGAGGTGGCCTTCCCGAACGACGGCATCGAGCTGCAGCCGCATCAGACGCGGCTGATCGAAGTGGCCGTAACGGCGAAATCCGGTATTCAGTCCGCGCTGCCGCAGCAGTCGATCCGGCTGTCGGCCGGCGGAGACTTCACCGACTACGAGCTGCCGGTCAAAATCAATTTCATCAAGCCGGAATATCCGGCAACATGGGCGGCTTCGCCGATCGCTATCGACGGGAGGGCCGACGAGAGCGAATGGAGCGGCGCCCGGACGATCACGGTAAGCTCGAGCGATCCGGATCTGCTGCGATTCGGCAAAGTATGGGGCGAGGCCGGCAACGTGAAAGCAACTTACCGGCTGAAATGGGACGATGCCAATCTGTACGTGCTGGAGCAAAGAGAAGACAGCGCGTTCGCCTTTACTGAGACTGGGGCTACGATGTATGCCTCTACGGCATCGATGCTGTTCCTGGATATGGATCGCGGCAAGAGCGGCTCCGCTTATCTGGACGGGGATTATGCCATCTTCTTCACGCCGAGCGGACCGGACGACAAGCCTCATGTCTTCATGCGGCAGGGAGCGGACGGCGGCAAAGAGGAGTACGCGCTCGACAGTGCGAAGATCAATTCGAACGTGGAAATGGCGGCGCATACGTATACGGTGGAGTTGGCCATTCCGTGGAGTGCGCTGCAAATCATGCCGTTCGCGCCGAAGAACGGTACTAAGGTCGGCATGACCGTCGCGGCTACCCGCAACGCCGGCAACGGGGTATGGGGACAGCTCATGTGGTCCGGCGACGGCGACGATCAGGCGAAGTGGTCGGACATGTTGCTGACGGGCAAGCCGGAGGACTCCGGAAATCCCGGCAACCCGGGTAATCCCGGGGGCGGCTGGTATCCGTCCGTTCCATCCGTGGACGACGGCGACGAGCCGGATGACTGGAATAACGGTGGCGGTGGCGAGGTGCTATCGGTAAAAATCGCGGATGATGCGGACGAAGTCTCGATTTTCGCAGAACAGCTCGGCGGCCGGCCGCTGGACGTTCAGGCGGGCGACGGCGCCTCGCTGCGCATCGGCGGAGAGCTGTTGCGTAAATTGCTGGCCCAGGCGGGCGATAAGAAAGGGACGACGATCGTCGTTCATATGGCCCGAGTTGCGAAGGACTCGCTCCTCGCACCGAAGCGTCAGGGCGAATCCGCAAATATCCGCCTCGCCGGGCAGGCGTACGATATATCGATACGCGCGGTGACGCCGGACGGCAAAACCTATGAAGTCATGGCAACGGAAGGCGGGGCAACCGTCACGCTGCCGTTCGACCCAGAAGCCGTCGAAGGGAAGCTGCTCGGCGTTTATCGTTACGATGAAACGGGCAAGACATGGGAGTATGTCGGCGGTCGGACGGATGCCAAAGCGCATCGCATATCCGTGAAATTGAAGCATCTCGGCCTCTACGCGGCGATCGAGTACGACAAACGGTTTGGCGACGTGCCGGCCGGGCACTGGGCGTACGATGCGATAAGGACGCTGGCGGCGAAGCATATCGCAAGCGGCGTTGGCGCGAACGGGTTTCAACCTGCGGGTACGGTAACTAGGGCGGAATTCGTCGCGCTGTTGGTCCGGGCGCTGGGACTCGAAGCAAGCGGCAAGCAGTCAGAGCTTCCGTTCGCGGATATCGAGAGCGGCGCCTGGTATGCGGCGAATGCGGCGGCGGCCTACGAGGCCGGACTGGTCAAAGGCGACAGCGAAGGCGCGTTCCGTCCCGGCGAACGCATCACCCGCGAGCAAATGGCCGTCCTGCTGGTTCGGGCGTACGAACTCGGTCTCGGCCGCGCGGTGGATGCCCCGGCAGATGACGAAACGCCCTATGTGGACGGGGCTGTGATCGCGGCCTGGGCTCGGGCGGACGTGAGCAAGGCGCATTCGCTTGCGCTCATGAAAGGGCAAGGAGCCAATCGCTTCGCGCCGCAGTCGACGGCGACACGCGCCGAATCGGCACAAGCCGTCCTGAATCTGCTGGAGAGATTGGAGGAACGGCCGGCAAGCTAG
- a CDS encoding DeoR/GlpR family DNA-binding transcription regulator yields MFAANRRERIVQLLQQHKQIVVKELARELQVSEGTLRTDLKILEDEGLLERTHGGAVPVKSRASFQVDGYPSRGELNAEEKAVIGKKASELVTKGQCIILDASSTVLQLAKSLIDCDFLTVVTNGLEAAMILNQNPRINVILIGGILRSGSRTVEGVLGKSMLEDIHADIFFTSSEGFSLNEGMTDFSLYEAELKKLMAANASKTVALVDHTKLGRRSIATSVQAKGIHTLITDAKADGEFLRQLTGIDIIIAGK; encoded by the coding sequence GTGTTTGCTGCAAACCGTAGGGAGAGAATTGTACAGCTGCTTCAGCAGCATAAGCAAATTGTCGTCAAGGAGCTGGCGCGCGAGCTTCAGGTGTCGGAGGGGACGCTCCGGACGGATCTGAAGATCCTGGAGGATGAAGGGCTGCTTGAGCGGACGCATGGAGGCGCAGTGCCTGTAAAATCAAGGGCGTCGTTCCAGGTCGACGGCTATCCTTCCCGCGGCGAGCTGAACGCCGAAGAGAAGGCGGTCATCGGGAAGAAAGCTTCAGAGCTCGTCACCAAGGGGCAGTGTATCATATTGGATGCAAGCTCGACAGTGCTGCAGCTGGCCAAATCGCTGATCGATTGCGATTTCCTGACGGTTGTTACGAATGGGCTGGAAGCAGCCATGATTCTTAACCAGAACCCGCGAATCAATGTCATTCTGATCGGAGGCATTCTGCGTTCCGGCTCTAGAACGGTTGAAGGCGTACTGGGCAAATCGATGCTGGAGGATATTCATGCGGACATCTTCTTCACTTCGTCCGAGGGGTTCAGCTTGAACGAAGGAATGACGGACTTCAGCTTGTACGAGGCCGAATTAAAGAAGCTGATGGCCGCGAATGCAAGCAAGACGGTGGCGCTTGTAGACCACACGAAGCTTGGGCGCAGATCGATCGCCACTTCGGTGCAGGCGAAGGGGATTCATACCTTGATTACCGATGCCAAGGCCGACGGGGAGTTTCTTCGTCAGCTAACCGGTATCGATATTATCATTGCCGGCAAGTAG
- a CDS encoding HAD-IIA family hydrolase: MLNTIDGFIIDLDGTVYKGATAIEGAGETIDYLRSIGKRMVFLSNRGNISRTMCHDKLAAMGIHVPEEEIILSSTVTARYLMQHNPGSKAWALGDPGLREELASGGVQLAEKPEEADWVVITLHETLTYRELNQAFKAVRNGARIIATNDDKTFPGDEGDSIDVAGMIGAIVASTGQEVEVVIGKPSAYMSEEALNVLGLPPERCMIIGDSLMSDIRLGKRSGISTALVLSGSVTRNELDASEVKPDCVWESIGDLKSILNRNEEIA, from the coding sequence ATGTTGAACACGATCGACGGCTTTATTATTGATTTGGATGGAACGGTATATAAGGGAGCAACAGCGATTGAGGGAGCCGGAGAGACGATTGATTACCTGCGCTCGATCGGCAAGAGAATGGTATTCTTAAGCAACCGCGGCAATATATCGAGAACGATGTGTCATGATAAATTGGCGGCGATGGGAATACATGTGCCCGAAGAAGAAATTATCTTATCGTCCACGGTGACGGCACGCTATTTGATGCAGCACAATCCAGGCAGCAAGGCATGGGCGCTCGGCGACCCGGGACTGCGGGAGGAACTGGCATCAGGCGGCGTTCAGCTGGCAGAGAAGCCGGAAGAGGCGGACTGGGTTGTCATCACGCTGCACGAGACGCTTACTTATAGAGAGCTGAATCAGGCGTTCAAAGCGGTTCGGAACGGGGCGAGGATTATCGCAACCAACGATGACAAGACCTTTCCCGGAGACGAGGGGGATTCGATCGACGTGGCGGGTATGATCGGCGCCATCGTCGCTTCGACCGGCCAGGAAGTGGAGGTCGTAATCGGCAAGCCGTCGGCTTATATGTCCGAAGAGGCATTGAACGTACTGGGGCTGCCGCCGGAGCGCTGTATGATCATCGGCGACAGCTTAATGTCTGATATTCGGCTTGGGAAACGGTCCGGAATAAGCACTGCACTTGTGCTTAGCGGTTCGGTTACGCGTAATGAACTGGATGCGTCGGAGGTTAAGCCGGATTGCGTATGGGAGTCCATCGGTGATTTGAAATCGATTCTAAATCGGAATGAGGAAATCGCGTGA